A single window of Lynx canadensis isolate LIC74 chromosome C2, mLynCan4.pri.v2, whole genome shotgun sequence DNA harbors:
- the VILL gene encoding villin-like protein isoform X2, with translation MDVNKGLPATDSHRGLHVWIIENLRMAPVPEKAYGNFFEEHCYIVLHVPQSLKATQGACSDLHYWAGKEAGAEAQDAAEAFVQQLQETLGGATVQHREAQGHESDCFRSYFRSGIIYRRGGLASALTHVETNLYNIQRLLHIRGRKHVSAAEVELSWSSFNKGDIFLLDLGKVMIQWNGPETSIPEKARGLALTCSLRDRERGGRAQIGVVDDEVEATDLVRIMEAVLGCRVGNLPATRPDKSVNQLQKASVRLYHVCEKDEDLVIQELATCPLTQDLLREEDYYILDQGGFKIYVWQGRLSSLQEKKAAFSRALRFIQAKGYPTYTNVEVVNDGAESASFRQLFQSWSTKQRGNKNFGRPSKSIQVRPDVGKLRSQPELAAQLRMVDDASGKVEVWCIRDLGRQPVDPERHAQLCAGNCYLVLYTYQRMGHVQHILYLWRGHRATTRDVKALNCNAEELDLMYRGALVQEHVTMGSEPPHFLAIFQGQLVVFQGHTGHDGKEQPAPATRLFHVQGTDSCNTRTVEVPARASALNSHDIFLLVTASVCYLWFGKGCSGDQREMARTAVSAVSGENKETVLEGQEPPGFWEALGGPAPYPGNKRLPEDVSGFQPRLFECSSHMGHLVLTEMVFFSQEDLDKYDIMLLDTWQEIFLWLGEAASKWKKEAADWGQEYLKTHPAGRSPATPVVVIKQGHEPPTFTGWFLAWDPYKWTNDQSYKEVVDGSLGAMPAICEITAELNDFQLSRGPSNGGADPLTLQTLKGSQDGSGNERQPGPKAGDASTNSHHSSPRPTISGSLPRQRLMHQAVEDLPEGVDPARKEFYLSDSDFQEIFGKSKEEFYSMAKWRQQQEKKQLGLF, from the exons ATGGACGTCAACAAGGGCCTCCCAGCCACTGACAGCCACAGGGGCCTCCACGTATGGATCATCGAG AACCTGAGGATGGCGCCAGTCCCCGAGAAGGCTTATGGGAACTTCTTCGAGGAGCACTGCTACATCGTCCTCCAT GTTCCCCAGAGCCTCAAGGCCACGCAGGGGGCGTGCAGCGACCTGCACTACTGGGCTGGGAAGGAGGCGGGCGCCGAGGCGCAGGACGCGGCCGAAGCCTTCGTGCAGCAGCTGCAGGAGACGCTGGGTGGCGCCACCGTGCAGCACCGGGAGGCGCAGGGCCACGAGTCCGACTGTTTCCGCAGCTACTTCCGCTCGGGAATCAT ctacaGGAGAGGgggcctggcctctgccctcacGCACGTGGAGACCAACCTGTACAACATCCAGCGACTGCTGCACATCCGGGGGAGGAAGCACGTGTCGGCCGCCGAG GTGGAGCTCTCTTGGAGCAGCTTTAATAAGGGGGACATCTTCCTGCTGGACCTGGGCAAGGTGATGATCCAGTGGAATGGGCCCGAGACCAGCATTCCTGAGAAGGCACGG GGCCTGGCCCTGACCTGCAGCCTCCGGGACAGGGAGCGCGGTGGTCGCGCACAGATCGGCGTGGTGGATGATGAAGTTGAAGCCACTGACCTCGTGCGGATCATGGAAGCCGTGCTGGGCTGCAGAGTGGGCAACCTGCCTGCCACCAGGCCCGACAAGAGTGTTAACCAGCTGCAGAAAGCCAGCGTCCGTCTCTACCA TGTCTGTGAAAAGGATGAGGACTTGGTGATCCAGGAGTTGGCGACCTGCCCACTAACCCAAGACCTACTGCGGGAAGAG GACTACTATATCCTGGACCAGGGTGGTTTCAAGATCTACGTGTGGCAGGGACGCCTGTCCAGCCTCCAAGAGAAAAAGGCCGCCTTCAGCCGGGCTCTG CGCTTCATCCAGGCCAAAGGCTACCCGACCTACACCAACGTGGAGGTGGTGAACGACGGCGCCGAGTCGGCCTCGTTTAGACAGCTCTTCCAGTCTTGGTCTACCAAGCAGCGCGGGAACAAGAACTTCGGCAGGCCAA GTAAATCGATTCAGGTAAGGCCGGATGTGGGCAAGCTGCGGAGTCAGCCTGAGCTAGCTGCCCAGCTCAGGATGGTGGACGACGCTTCCGGGAAGGTGGAG GTGTGGTGCATCCGGGACTTAGGCAGACAGCCCGTGGACCCCGAGCGCCATGCACAGCTGTGTGCAGGCAACTGCTACCTCGTCCTCTACACCTACCAGAGGATGGGCCACGTCCAGCATATCCTGTACCTGTGGCGG GGCCACCGCGCCACCACGCGTGATGTCAAAGCCCTGAACTGCAATGCCGAGGAGCTGGACCTCATGTACCGGGGAGCCCTGGTGCAGGAGCACGTGACCATGGGCAGCGAGCCCCCTCACTTCCTCGCCATCTTCCAGGGCCAGCTGGTGGTCTTCCAG GGGCACACGGGGCATGATGGGAAGGAGCAGCCAGCACCCGCCACCAGGCTCTTCCACGTGCAAGGCACCGACAGCTGCAACACCAGGACCGTGGAGGTACCAGCCCGCGCCTCAGCCCTCAACTCCCATGACATCTTCTTGCTGGTCACAGCTAGCGTCTGCTACCTCTGGTTTGGAAAG GGCTGCAGCGGTGACCAGCGAGAGATGGCACGGACGGCGGTCTCTGCCGTCTCTGGGGAGAACAAGGAAACGGTGCTGGAGGGTCAGGAGCCTCCCGGCTTCTGGGAGGCCCTGGGAGGCCCGGCTCCCTACCCCGGCAACAAGAG GCTCCCCGAGGACGTCTCCGGCTTCCAGCCCCGACTGTTTGAGTGCTCCAGCCACATGGGCCACCTGGTCCTCACGGAAATGGTGTTCTTTAGTCAAGAGGACCTGGACAAGTATGACATCATGTTACTGGACACCTGGCAGGAG ATCTTCCTGTGGCTCGGGGAAGCTGCCAGCAAGTGGAAGAAGGAGGCGGCGGACTGGGGCCAGGAGTACCTGAAGACCCACCCGGCAGGGAGGAGCCCCGCCACGCCTGTCGTGGTGATCAAGCAGGGCCATGAGCCCCCCACCTTCACTGGATGGTTCCTCGCTTGGGACCCCTACAAGTGGACT AACGACCAGTCCTACAAGGAGGTGGTGGATGGCAGCCTGGGAGCAATGCCAGCCATATGTGAGATAACAGCC GAACTCAACGACTTCCAGCTGTCTAGAGGGCCAAGCAATGGCGGGGCAGACCCTCTGACCCTGCAGACCCTCAAGGGCTCCCAGGACGGCTCAGGGAATGAGCGGCAGCCAGGACCCAAGGCAGGTGACGCCAGCACCAACAGCCACCACAGCAGCCCCAGACCCACCATCAGTGGGAGCCTGCCCCGCCAACGGCTAATGCATCAGGCTGTTGAGGATCTGCCAGAGGGTGTGGACCCGGCCCGCAAGGAG ttctatCTCTCAGACTCTGACTTCCAAGAGATCTTTGGGAAGTCCAAGGAAGAATTCTATAGCATGGCCAAGTGGAGGCAGCAGCAGGAGAAGAAGCAGCTTGGCTTGTTCTGA
- the VILL gene encoding villin-like protein isoform X1, with product MDVNKGLPATDSHRGLHVWIIENLRMAPVPEKAYGNFFEEHCYIVLHVPQSLKATQGACSDLHYWAGKEAGAEAQDAAEAFVQQLQETLGGATVQHREAQGHESDCFRSYFRSGIIYRRGGLASALTHVETNLYNIQRLLHIRGRKHVSAAEVELSWSSFNKGDIFLLDLGKVMIQWNGPETSIPEKARGLALTCSLRDRERGGRAQIGVVDDEVEATDLVRIMEAVLGCRVGNLPATRPDKSVNQLQKASVRLYHVCEKDEDLVIQELATCPLTQDLLREEDYYILDQGGFKIYVWQGRLSSLQEKKAAFSRALRFIQAKGYPTYTNVEVVNDGAESASFRQLFQSWSTKQRGNKNFGRPSKSIQVRPDVGKLRSQPELAAQLRMVDDASGKVEVWCIRDLGRQPVDPERHAQLCAGNCYLVLYTYQRMGHVQHILYLWRGHRATTRDVKALNCNAEELDLMYRGALVQEHVTMGSEPPHFLAIFQGQLVVFQGHTGHDGKEQPAPATRLFHVQGTDSCNTRTVEVPARASALNSHDIFLLVTASVCYLWFGKGCSGDQREMARTAVSAVSGENKETVLEGQEPPGFWEALGGPAPYPGNKRLPEDVSGFQPRLFECSSHMGHLVLTEMVFFSQEDLDKYDIMLLDTWQEIFLWLGEAASKWKKEAADWGQEYLKTHPAGRSPATPVVVIKQGHEPPTFTGWFLAWDPYKWTNDQSYKEVVDGSLGAMPAICEITAVSTGFSRPAPPPSRLPPGSRLGRQDPDGQNGQERSQALVDGRVCSGGKRPSGLSVASPWEPLLHTPSLSPLSEQELNDFQLSRGPSNGGADPLTLQTLKGSQDGSGNERQPGPKAGDASTNSHHSSPRPTISGSLPRQRLMHQAVEDLPEGVDPARKEFYLSDSDFQEIFGKSKEEFYSMAKWRQQQEKKQLGLF from the exons ATGGACGTCAACAAGGGCCTCCCAGCCACTGACAGCCACAGGGGCCTCCACGTATGGATCATCGAG AACCTGAGGATGGCGCCAGTCCCCGAGAAGGCTTATGGGAACTTCTTCGAGGAGCACTGCTACATCGTCCTCCAT GTTCCCCAGAGCCTCAAGGCCACGCAGGGGGCGTGCAGCGACCTGCACTACTGGGCTGGGAAGGAGGCGGGCGCCGAGGCGCAGGACGCGGCCGAAGCCTTCGTGCAGCAGCTGCAGGAGACGCTGGGTGGCGCCACCGTGCAGCACCGGGAGGCGCAGGGCCACGAGTCCGACTGTTTCCGCAGCTACTTCCGCTCGGGAATCAT ctacaGGAGAGGgggcctggcctctgccctcacGCACGTGGAGACCAACCTGTACAACATCCAGCGACTGCTGCACATCCGGGGGAGGAAGCACGTGTCGGCCGCCGAG GTGGAGCTCTCTTGGAGCAGCTTTAATAAGGGGGACATCTTCCTGCTGGACCTGGGCAAGGTGATGATCCAGTGGAATGGGCCCGAGACCAGCATTCCTGAGAAGGCACGG GGCCTGGCCCTGACCTGCAGCCTCCGGGACAGGGAGCGCGGTGGTCGCGCACAGATCGGCGTGGTGGATGATGAAGTTGAAGCCACTGACCTCGTGCGGATCATGGAAGCCGTGCTGGGCTGCAGAGTGGGCAACCTGCCTGCCACCAGGCCCGACAAGAGTGTTAACCAGCTGCAGAAAGCCAGCGTCCGTCTCTACCA TGTCTGTGAAAAGGATGAGGACTTGGTGATCCAGGAGTTGGCGACCTGCCCACTAACCCAAGACCTACTGCGGGAAGAG GACTACTATATCCTGGACCAGGGTGGTTTCAAGATCTACGTGTGGCAGGGACGCCTGTCCAGCCTCCAAGAGAAAAAGGCCGCCTTCAGCCGGGCTCTG CGCTTCATCCAGGCCAAAGGCTACCCGACCTACACCAACGTGGAGGTGGTGAACGACGGCGCCGAGTCGGCCTCGTTTAGACAGCTCTTCCAGTCTTGGTCTACCAAGCAGCGCGGGAACAAGAACTTCGGCAGGCCAA GTAAATCGATTCAGGTAAGGCCGGATGTGGGCAAGCTGCGGAGTCAGCCTGAGCTAGCTGCCCAGCTCAGGATGGTGGACGACGCTTCCGGGAAGGTGGAG GTGTGGTGCATCCGGGACTTAGGCAGACAGCCCGTGGACCCCGAGCGCCATGCACAGCTGTGTGCAGGCAACTGCTACCTCGTCCTCTACACCTACCAGAGGATGGGCCACGTCCAGCATATCCTGTACCTGTGGCGG GGCCACCGCGCCACCACGCGTGATGTCAAAGCCCTGAACTGCAATGCCGAGGAGCTGGACCTCATGTACCGGGGAGCCCTGGTGCAGGAGCACGTGACCATGGGCAGCGAGCCCCCTCACTTCCTCGCCATCTTCCAGGGCCAGCTGGTGGTCTTCCAG GGGCACACGGGGCATGATGGGAAGGAGCAGCCAGCACCCGCCACCAGGCTCTTCCACGTGCAAGGCACCGACAGCTGCAACACCAGGACCGTGGAGGTACCAGCCCGCGCCTCAGCCCTCAACTCCCATGACATCTTCTTGCTGGTCACAGCTAGCGTCTGCTACCTCTGGTTTGGAAAG GGCTGCAGCGGTGACCAGCGAGAGATGGCACGGACGGCGGTCTCTGCCGTCTCTGGGGAGAACAAGGAAACGGTGCTGGAGGGTCAGGAGCCTCCCGGCTTCTGGGAGGCCCTGGGAGGCCCGGCTCCCTACCCCGGCAACAAGAG GCTCCCCGAGGACGTCTCCGGCTTCCAGCCCCGACTGTTTGAGTGCTCCAGCCACATGGGCCACCTGGTCCTCACGGAAATGGTGTTCTTTAGTCAAGAGGACCTGGACAAGTATGACATCATGTTACTGGACACCTGGCAGGAG ATCTTCCTGTGGCTCGGGGAAGCTGCCAGCAAGTGGAAGAAGGAGGCGGCGGACTGGGGCCAGGAGTACCTGAAGACCCACCCGGCAGGGAGGAGCCCCGCCACGCCTGTCGTGGTGATCAAGCAGGGCCATGAGCCCCCCACCTTCACTGGATGGTTCCTCGCTTGGGACCCCTACAAGTGGACT AACGACCAGTCCTACAAGGAGGTGGTGGATGGCAGCCTGGGAGCAATGCCAGCCATATGTGAGATAACAGCCGTGAGTACTGGGTTctcccgccctgccccgcccccctcccggcTCCCACCAGGGTCTCGGCTTGGTCGGCAGGATCCAGATGGGCAGAACGGACAAGAAAGGAGCCAGGCCCTGGTGGACGGCAGGGTTTGCAGTGGGGGCAAGAGGCCCAGTGGGCTCAGTGTGGCCTCCCCATGGGAGCCTCTCCTCCATACGCCCAGCCTGAGTCCCCTCTCTGAGCAGGAACTCAACGACTTCCAGCTGTCTAGAGGGCCAAGCAATGGCGGGGCAGACCCTCTGACCCTGCAGACCCTCAAGGGCTCCCAGGACGGCTCAGGGAATGAGCGGCAGCCAGGACCCAAGGCAGGTGACGCCAGCACCAACAGCCACCACAGCAGCCCCAGACCCACCATCAGTGGGAGCCTGCCCCGCCAACGGCTAATGCATCAGGCTGTTGAGGATCTGCCAGAGGGTGTGGACCCGGCCCGCAAGGAG ttctatCTCTCAGACTCTGACTTCCAAGAGATCTTTGGGAAGTCCAAGGAAGAATTCTATAGCATGGCCAAGTGGAGGCAGCAGCAGGAGAAGAAGCAGCTTGGCTTGTTCTGA